The genomic stretch ACGCAGATCCGCTCCGCGACCACGGAAAATGCGGGCGACAGCTGGGCCAGCCAGCCGGGGGCGATCCGTCTCTTCGACACCTCGGGCAAACTGGCCAAGGCCTACAAACTTTATTCCTCCGACACGATGGTCGACACGCGATTCAATCCCGTGTCGGAAGCGACGGCCCTAACCGGTTGGCAGAACAAACCCGCTCTCTTCGTCGACTTGAACAAGCCGGTTTCCGGCGTCTACCCCATCGCCGATCCGGCGGCGGCCCAGGGCTCCGGCGCGGTGGAAGGGTTCAGCGTGGCGATGCCTCCCGGAGCGACCTCCTCGAGCCCCCTGCCCATGCCCGCCAAATGGCTCTACCTCCTCCAGGACGGGACATTCGCTTCCGCTTCGGGCAACGGGACGACGGCGACCGTGACCGGTGCCACGCAGGAGAATCCGATCGTCGGGCGCATCGCCTTCTGGACCGACGACGAAACCTGCAAGGTGAACGTCAACACGGCCAGCGAGGGCATCGCTTGGGACACGCCCCGCTTTGAGGGCCCCGCCGACCGGGCCCTGGCCAGCTACCAGCCCGCCAACGGGGAGTTCCAGCGTTATCCCGGCCACCCCGCCGGAGTGTGCCTCAGCACGGTGTTCCCCTCCCTCGCCGCCGACACCGCCACCTTATACTCCTGGACTCCCCGGATCGTCGGAGGAGGTTCCAACGGGGGGACCCAGGCTCCCACGGCACCGCTCGTGCCCGATACCGACCGTCTCTATGCCACCGTCGACGATTTCGCCTTTGCCGCCACTTCGCGGAAGGCCCAACCCAAGCTCACTCCCTCGCAGTTGGAAAAGACCCGCTTCTTCCTCACGACGTCGAGCCGGGCTCCGGAGCTGAATCTCTTCGGCCTGCCGCGTATCTCCATCTGGCCGGTCCACGCCGCTCTCGCCACGAACCCGACGACTCCCTACGCCACCGCCTACGATCGCCTCTCGGCCTTCTGCTCCACCCTCGGCGCGGCGGCGAACCAGATATTCTATTTCCAGCGGAAAAACGCCGACAGCCCGACGGACGACTACCAGACCATCCCGCGCAACCAGCAGCTCTATTCCTATCTCCAGAACCTGACGGCGCGGGAGATACCCGGCTTCGGCGGGAATTTTCTCAAGAAGTACGGCGACGACCGCGACCAGATCCTGACGGAGATCTTCGACTACATCCGCTGCACGAACCTCTTCGACGACAACCTCGGCACGCCCGTCTCGCTCACGTCGTTTTACCAATACACGCGGCCCCGGAACCTGACCAAGGTGGGATATACCACGCCCGGCCACGGGCAGGTCGCTCCGATCCAGATCGGTTCCACGATGGGGATGGGGCGCTATTATTCCCTCTCGGAGATCGGCCTCCACCTGATCTGCACCGCCGACGGGAATGGCGTCGCCTCGACGGATCCCAACTCCGCCCTGGATCCGAAAACGGCGAGCAACCTGGCTGTATCGGCATCGCTTAACTCCGGCGGCAAGGCCGTCGGCACCAATTACGTCTCCCCGGCCACGCCCGCAACCCTCTTCCCTGCGAATCCGACGTTGGCCGACACCTACTTAGGGGCCAAGGTGACCCTTCTCGCCGGGTCCAAACGCCTCCAGGCCGCGCTGATCTTCGAGGTCTCCTCCGTCATGCCCGGCTGGGAGCCGCTCGACGGCGACTTCGACATCGAGATCTCGGGGCTTGAGAATTTCGTGATCAACGGGCAGCGCCCCTTCGCCACCTCGTCCAACGGCACGCTCCTGAGCCCCGTCTCCGGCGTCGGCGTCTACAAGACGACCGTCGCCGGCGGGGAGAACGGCTTCCGCTACGTCGTGGCCCATAACAAGAACGGCGGCAACGACCGGGTCAACGGCTGGAGCAATCCCGCGAGCACCGTCCGCTATCCCTTCGTCAGCAATCCCTTCACGATCACCGGGAACACCGTGAGCTTCAGCGGCAGCGGGATCACGGTGAAACTCTACGTCGACGGCAACGGCGGGACGCGGACGCTGGTCCAGACGCTGCAGCTCACCTTCCCCGCCGCCAATGGCATCGCGGCCCCCGACCTCATCGTGACCGGCCTCGACGAGACCACGGCCGCGGCGGCGAACTGGTGGGGCTTCGACAAACGGGTGGCGCTGGCCAACGCCAACCCGGGCAGCAGCACCCTGAACTACAGCGGCAGCTTCATCCGGGCGAATCCGGCGACGCTGCCCTCCTCCTGGCGTTACTACGAGTCGTCTTACCCAACGGCGAATCCCTACACCGGCTACACCATCAACCTGGCGACCAATCCCTCCTCCGACGTGGTGCGGACGCTGGTGCCGCTCTCGGGGGACCTGCGACTCGTCGCCGGCCAAGCCTCGGTCGACACGACGAAGTACTACCAGAAGAACCTCAACTACGACGACACCACGGCCGCCACGAAGCTTGCCCACTCCTTCATCGAGGCCGCCGGGTGGGCCATCGTGGGAATGAACAGGACGGCCA from Verrucomicrobium sp. GAS474 encodes the following:
- the vccA gene encoding Verru_Chthon cassette protein A — translated: MNSFLPRRGSALLIVLGSLLLMSFLVVAFLNSVSTELQNSKISVDQNGIRMLRDAAVNVVMTQIRSATTENAGDSWASQPGAIRLFDTSGKLAKAYKLYSSDTMVDTRFNPVSEATALTGWQNKPALFVDLNKPVSGVYPIADPAAAQGSGAVEGFSVAMPPGATSSSPLPMPAKWLYLLQDGTFASASGNGTTATVTGATQENPIVGRIAFWTDDETCKVNVNTASEGIAWDTPRFEGPADRALASYQPANGEFQRYPGHPAGVCLSTVFPSLAADTATLYSWTPRIVGGGSNGGTQAPTAPLVPDTDRLYATVDDFAFAATSRKAQPKLTPSQLEKTRFFLTTSSRAPELNLFGLPRISIWPVHAALATNPTTPYATAYDRLSAFCSTLGAAANQIFYFQRKNADSPTDDYQTIPRNQQLYSYLQNLTAREIPGFGGNFLKKYGDDRDQILTEIFDYIRCTNLFDDNLGTPVSLTSFYQYTRPRNLTKVGYTTPGHGQVAPIQIGSTMGMGRYYSLSEIGLHLICTADGNGVASTDPNSALDPKTASNLAVSASLNSGGKAVGTNYVSPATPATLFPANPTLADTYLGAKVTLLAGSKRLQAALIFEVSSVMPGWEPLDGDFDIEISGLENFVINGQRPFATSSNGTLLSPVSGVGVYKTTVAGGENGFRYVVAHNKNGGNDRVNGWSNPASTVRYPFVSNPFTITGNTVSFSGSGITVKLYVDGNGGTRTLVQTLQLTFPAANGIAAPDLIVTGLDETTAAAANWWGFDKRVALANANPGSSTLNYSGSFIRANPATLPSSWRYYESSYPTANPYTGYTINLATNPSSDVVRTLVPLSGDLRLVAGQASVDTTKYYQKNLNYDDTTAATKLAHSFIEAAGWAIVGMNRTATLVSGAAPAYLPHVPGDVSAAAANGDWDTAVPGVSDGPYANKPDEGNTATPVPYFSSWSTVGLPNFFTPNRILPSPGVFGSLPTGVKAGIPWKTLLFRPQPTHPANATAPKDHLIMDLFTMPQVEPFAISERLSTTGKINMNYQIVPYTYITRSTAVRAAMKSEQMAAVLTTAGKNYKSVTTFPSPRTGLNLSDVDGSLRGFAARFANGDIFRSATEICDLYFVPSNQSWTSDAAATAFWTAHGLTGDNVRERPYADLYSRLTTKSNSYQVHYFVQALKKRGGSAPALWENDKDVVLGEERGSVVLERYLDTTNAALPDFASQPQTGSLESYYKFRVGQASVFNP